From the genome of Melitaea cinxia chromosome 12, ilMelCinx1.1, whole genome shotgun sequence, one region includes:
- the LOC123658288 gene encoding uncharacterized protein LOC123658288, protein MIKTLGLKYNILTDSFVFSCPAQDLKLLKTKREILSFIGKIYDPLGLIGPIIVTAKLFMQSLWSLKINWDEAIPSSLLDKWYKFGESLEKMNPINTQRGIVFGDTNNVELLGYCDASFDAIACCLYLRVFHRDGRVSVALLCSKSRVAPLKKTLTIPNLELNSALLLSQLTHKVNNTLKARFPLRTILHSDSQIVLAWLGNKNIKKNTYVSRRVREITDLTKDFTWTYVKGKDNPADLLSRGTAPHKLEESYMWFHGPQYLSDKYYEHIMYDYKSCVVTDSMPCDTLINSDKSVKKFCNVGQFDLSEDIFYRYSNFYNLPLCKS, encoded by the coding sequence ATGATTAAAACTTtaggattaaaatataatatacttaccGATTCCTTCGTATTTTCATGTCCAGCGCAAGATTTAAAGTTACTTAAAACTAAAAGggaaattttaagttttataggTAAAATATATGATCCTTTGGGACTTATTGGCCCTATAATAGTTACAGCTAAATTGTTTATGCAAAGTTTAtggagtttaaaaataaattgggaTGAGGCTATACCCTCAAGCCTGCTAGATAAGTGGTATAAATTTGGTGAAAGTTTAGAGAAGATGAATCCCATCAATACTCAGCGTGGTATTGTTTTTGGTGATACTAATAATGTAGAGCTGCTCGGTTACTGTGATGCTTCATTTGATGCAATAGCATGCTGTCTCTATTTAAGAGTTTTTCATAGAGATGGTAGAGTTAGTGTAGCCTTACTGTGTTCTAAGTCTCGAGTAGCACCTTTAAAGAAAACACTCACAATTCCAAATTTAGAACTAAATAGTGCTCTTCTTCTCTCTCAATTAACACACAAAGTAAATAATACACTTAAGGCGCGTTTTCCTTTAAGAACGATTTTGCATTCAGATTCACAGATAGTTTTAGCTTGGTTAGGTAACAAGaacataaagaaaaatacttatGTTTCAAGAAGAGTAAGAGAAATTACAGATTTAACTAAAGATTTTACCTGGACCTATGTCAAAGGTAAAGACAACCCTGCAGATTTGTTGTCGCGGGGAACTGCTCCACATAAATTGGAGGAGAGCTACATGTGGTTTCATGGACCACAGTACTTGTCTGATAAATACTATGAACATATTATGTATGATTATAAATCTTGTGTAGTGACGGATAGTATGCCGTGTGATACCCTTATAAATAGTGAtaaatcagttaaaaaattttgtaatgtaGGACAGTTCGATTTAAGTGAGGATATATTCTATagatattcaaatttttataa